One stretch of Streptomyces agglomeratus DNA includes these proteins:
- a CDS encoding 6-phosphofructokinase — MRIGVLTSGGDCPGLNAVIRSVVHRAVVDHGDEVIGFHDGWRGLLECDYRKLDLDAVGGILARGGTILGSSRVQPAHLRDGVEKARGHVAELGLDAIIPIGGEGTLKAANLLSGAGLPIVGVPKTIDNDIASTDVTFGFDTAVGVATEALDRLKTTAESHQRVLIVEVMGRHTGWIALHSGMAAGAHAIVVPERPFDIGELTELVGKRFSAGKRFAIVVVAEGAKPREGSMEFDVGGKDMYGHERFAGVARQLSVELEERLGKEARPVILGHVQRGGTPTAYDRVLATRFGWHAVEAAHRGEFGMMTALRGTDIVMVPLAEAVETLKTVPTERYAEAECVL; from the coding sequence ATGCGCATTGGTGTACTCACTTCCGGCGGCGACTGCCCCGGCCTGAACGCTGTAATCCGTTCCGTCGTGCACCGGGCCGTCGTCGATCACGGCGACGAGGTCATCGGCTTCCACGACGGCTGGCGGGGCCTGCTGGAATGCGATTACCGCAAGCTGGATCTCGACGCGGTAGGCGGCATCCTGGCCCGCGGCGGCACGATTCTCGGCTCTTCCCGGGTCCAGCCCGCGCATCTGCGCGACGGCGTCGAGAAGGCCCGCGGCCACGTCGCGGAGCTCGGACTCGACGCGATCATCCCGATCGGCGGCGAAGGCACGCTGAAGGCGGCCAACCTGCTGTCCGGGGCCGGGCTGCCGATCGTCGGCGTACCGAAGACCATCGACAACGACATCGCGTCGACCGATGTCACCTTCGGGTTCGACACGGCCGTCGGGGTCGCGACCGAGGCCCTCGACCGGCTCAAGACCACCGCCGAGTCGCACCAGCGGGTGCTGATCGTCGAGGTCATGGGGCGGCACACCGGCTGGATCGCGCTGCACTCCGGCATGGCGGCCGGCGCGCACGCCATCGTGGTGCCGGAGCGGCCCTTCGACATCGGTGAGCTGACCGAGCTGGTCGGCAAGCGCTTCTCGGCCGGCAAGCGGTTCGCGATCGTCGTGGTCGCCGAGGGCGCCAAGCCGCGCGAGGGCTCCATGGAGTTCGACGTCGGCGGCAAGGACATGTACGGCCACGAGCGCTTCGCGGGCGTGGCCCGGCAGCTGTCCGTCGAGCTGGAGGAGCGCCTCGGCAAGGAGGCGCGGCCCGTCATCCTCGGCCACGTCCAGCGCGGCGGCACCCCGACGGCGTACGACCGCGTCCTCGCCACCCGCTTCGGCTGGCACGCGGTGGAGGCGGCGCACCGGGGTGAGTTCGGCATGATGACGGCGCTGCGCGGCACGGACATCGTGATGGTCCCGCTGGCCGAAGCCGTGGAGACCCTCAAGACCGTTCCCACCGAGCGGTACGCCGAGGCCGAGTGCGTGCTGTGA
- a CDS encoding type 1 glutamine amidotransferase has protein sequence MSDNSLRLVWIYPDLLSTYGDQGNALVVERRARQRGLDVQRVDVRSDQPIPTSGDIYLIGGGEDRPQRLAAERLRRDGGLERAVSNGAIVFSVCAGYQILGHEFINDLGEREPGLGLLDVVSTRGEGERCVGDVLGDIDERLGLPPLTGFENHQGITHLGPTARPFARTRIGKGNGTGDGTEGAYNDTVFGTYMHGPVLARNPLIADLLLKLALDVNALPPTDDRWYEALRAERIAAATQPA, from the coding sequence ATGAGCGACAACAGCCTGCGCCTGGTGTGGATCTACCCGGACCTGCTGAGCACGTACGGCGACCAGGGCAACGCCCTCGTCGTCGAGCGCCGGGCCCGTCAGCGTGGCCTCGACGTCCAGCGTGTGGACGTACGCAGCGACCAGCCGATCCCCACCTCGGGCGACATCTACCTGATCGGCGGCGGTGAGGACCGGCCGCAGCGCCTCGCGGCGGAGCGGCTGCGCCGCGACGGCGGTCTGGAGCGCGCGGTCTCCAACGGCGCGATCGTCTTCTCGGTCTGCGCCGGGTACCAGATCCTCGGCCACGAGTTCATCAACGACCTCGGCGAGCGCGAGCCGGGCCTCGGGCTGCTCGACGTGGTCAGCACGCGCGGCGAGGGCGAGCGGTGCGTCGGCGACGTCCTCGGCGACATCGACGAGCGCCTCGGCCTGCCGCCGCTGACGGGCTTCGAGAACCACCAGGGCATCACGCATCTGGGCCCGACGGCCCGGCCGTTCGCCCGGACGCGGATCGGTAAGGGCAACGGAACCGGTGACGGCACGGAGGGCGCGTACAACGACACCGTCTTCGGTACGTACATGCACGGCCCCGTGCTCGCCCGCAACCCGCTCATCGCGGACCTGCTGCTGAAGCTGGCCCTCGACGTCAACGCGCTGCCGCCCACCGACGACCGGTGGTACGAGGCGCTGCGCGCCGAGCGCATCGCGGCGGCCACGCAGCCCGCCTGA
- a CDS encoding Mur ligase family protein encodes MAGNTEPLSPRAKLAVTAGKAAAAVSRAAGRGSGSVIGGKVALKLDPDLLGRLAQHLDVVLVSATNGKTTTTRLIAEALRASGPVVSNALGANMPAGITSALAGGSDAKYGVIEVDEKYLAGVARDVTPKAIALLNLSRDQLDRAAETRMLAEKWREGLSGTKAVVIANADDPLIVWAASSSPSVVWVAAGQEWKDDAWSCPSCGGVMQRPGDDWFCGECGFRRPAPSWVLSGDHVVDPHGSAWPIHLQLPGRANKANAATSAAVAAVFGVPPQVALERMYQVQAVAGRYDVVQFQERDLRLLLAKNPAGWLETFSLINPPPTPVILAVNARGADGTDTSWLWDVDYTRLAGHPIFVLGDRKLDLAVRLEVANLEFRVCETLDEAVQLAPPGLIETIANYTAFQDLRRRVGN; translated from the coding sequence ATGGCAGGCAACACGGAGCCGTTGTCGCCGCGGGCCAAGCTGGCCGTGACGGCAGGCAAGGCCGCGGCGGCGGTGTCCCGCGCCGCGGGACGCGGCAGCGGATCCGTGATCGGCGGCAAGGTGGCGCTCAAGCTCGACCCCGACCTGCTCGGGCGGCTCGCCCAGCATCTCGACGTCGTGCTCGTGTCCGCGACGAACGGCAAGACCACGACGACCCGGCTCATCGCCGAGGCACTGCGGGCCAGCGGCCCCGTCGTCTCCAACGCGCTCGGCGCCAACATGCCGGCGGGCATCACCTCCGCCCTGGCGGGCGGCTCGGACGCGAAGTACGGCGTGATCGAGGTCGACGAGAAGTACCTCGCCGGGGTCGCACGCGATGTGACGCCCAAGGCGATCGCCCTGCTCAACCTCTCGCGCGACCAGCTCGACCGGGCCGCCGAGACCCGGATGCTCGCCGAGAAGTGGCGCGAGGGCCTGTCCGGCACGAAGGCCGTCGTCATCGCGAACGCCGACGACCCGCTGATCGTCTGGGCCGCGTCCTCCTCGCCCAGCGTGGTGTGGGTGGCCGCCGGCCAGGAGTGGAAGGACGACGCCTGGTCCTGCCCGTCCTGCGGCGGTGTGATGCAGCGCCCCGGCGACGACTGGTTCTGCGGCGAGTGCGGCTTCCGCCGCCCCGCCCCGAGCTGGGTGCTGAGCGGCGACCACGTCGTCGACCCGCACGGTTCGGCCTGGCCGATCCACCTCCAGCTGCCCGGCCGCGCCAACAAGGCGAACGCCGCGACCTCCGCCGCCGTGGCCGCCGTGTTCGGCGTGCCGCCACAGGTGGCGCTGGAGCGGATGTACCAGGTGCAGGCGGTGGCCGGCCGGTACGACGTCGTCCAGTTCCAGGAGCGCGACCTGCGGCTGCTGCTCGCGAAGAACCCGGCGGGCTGGCTCGAAACGTTTTCTCTCATCAACCCGCCGCCCACGCCGGTGATCCTGGCCGTCAACGCGCGCGGCGCCGACGGCACGGACACCTCCTGGCTCTGGGACGTCGACTACACCCGGCTGGCCGGCCACCCGATCTTCGTGCTCGGTGACCGCAAGCTGGACCTCGCCGTACGCCTGGAGGTCGCGAACCTGGAGTTCCGGGTCTGCGAGACGCTCGACGAGGCTGTGCAGCTCGCGCCGCCCGGGCTGATCGAGACGATCGCCAACTACACCGCGTTCCAGGACCTGCGCCGCCGCGTCGGCAACTAG
- the def gene encoding peptide deformylase — protein MRHRPIPGSSGLVRPMTLLGDPALHAPCETVTDFGPSLVRLVEDMFATMYAAEGVGLAANQVGVPLRVFVYDCPDDEDVRHVGHIVNPRLVEADGITVRGPEGCLSLPGIEAGTERFDRALVEGVTVTGDPVRVEGTGFFARCLQHECDHLAGLVYTDRLTGWRRAKALRAARRASWGGGS, from the coding sequence ATGCGACACCGCCCGATTCCCGGCAGTTCCGGGCTCGTACGACCCATGACACTGCTCGGTGACCCGGCGCTCCACGCGCCCTGCGAGACGGTGACCGACTTCGGTCCCTCGCTGGTCCGGCTCGTCGAGGACATGTTCGCGACGATGTACGCCGCCGAGGGGGTCGGCCTCGCGGCCAACCAAGTCGGCGTACCGCTGCGTGTCTTCGTCTACGACTGTCCGGACGACGAGGATGTCCGGCATGTCGGTCACATCGTCAACCCACGCCTGGTCGAGGCCGACGGCATCACCGTACGCGGTCCGGAGGGGTGCCTGTCGCTGCCGGGTATCGAGGCGGGGACGGAACGCTTCGACCGGGCGCTGGTGGAGGGTGTGACGGTGACGGGCGATCCGGTACGCGTCGAGGGCACCGGCTTCTTCGCCCGCTGCCTCCAGCACGAGTGCGACCACTTGGCCGGGTTGGTCTACACGGACCGCCTGACCGGCTGGCGCCGCGCGAAGGCGCTGCGCGCGGCACGGCGGGCGTCGTGGGGCGGCGGGTCGTAG
- a CDS encoding TetR family transcriptional regulator has product MDTTQSDEQQRSAAARRRRDLLEAADRVVLRDGPQASMNAIAAEAGITKPILYRHFGDKGGLYRALAKRHTDALLSALRAALDAPAERRQRVEATLDTYLAAIEALPEVYRFLMHPAEDAHQPEQGFDVGRHSAPLLRRLGEELAMVIAERVDLGPGSEQLARVWGHGIVGMMHAAGDWWLGERPCSREQLVSSLADLLWGRLAAAADRVDGPGF; this is encoded by the coding sequence ATGGACACCACACAATCGGACGAGCAGCAGCGCTCCGCTGCCGCGCGGCGCCGCCGCGACCTGCTCGAAGCGGCGGACCGCGTGGTGCTGCGGGACGGTCCGCAGGCCTCCATGAACGCCATAGCCGCCGAGGCGGGGATCACCAAGCCGATCCTCTACCGGCACTTCGGCGACAAGGGCGGCCTCTACCGCGCGCTCGCCAAGCGGCACACCGACGCGCTGCTCTCGGCCCTGCGCGCGGCGCTGGACGCACCCGCCGAACGGCGCCAGCGGGTGGAGGCGACGCTCGACACGTACCTCGCGGCGATCGAGGCGCTGCCCGAGGTCTACCGGTTCCTGATGCACCCCGCCGAGGACGCGCACCAGCCGGAGCAGGGCTTCGACGTCGGCCGGCACTCGGCGCCGTTGCTGCGGCGGCTCGGCGAGGAACTCGCCATGGTGATCGCCGAGCGGGTGGACCTGGGACCCGGCAGTGAGCAGCTGGCGCGGGTGTGGGGCCACGGGATCGTCGGCATGATGCACGCCGCGGGCGACTGGTGGCTGGGCGAACGCCCCTGTTCCCGCGAGCAGTTGGTCTCCAGCCTCGCGGACCTGCTGTGGGGGCGCCTGGCCGCCGCGGCCGACCGTGTGGACGGGCCGGGCTTCTAG
- a CDS encoding acyl-CoA dehydrogenase family protein, with product MAEFTLELNDDQKQVRDWIHGFAADVMRPAAAEWDEREETPWPVIQEAAKLGIYSLDFYAQQFFDPTGLGIPMAMEELFWGDAGIGLSIVGTGLAAVGVLANGTEEQIGTWIPQMYGDPDDVKVAAFCSSEPDAGSDVSAMRTRAVYDEAKDEWVLNGTKTWATNGGIANVHVVVALVDPELGSKGHASFIVPPNTAGLSQGQKFKKHGIRASHTAEVVLENVRVPGHCLLGGKDKLDERLARARERARKGGERVKNAAMATFEASRPAVGAMAVGTARAAYEVALDYAMTREQFGRPIIDNQGVAFQLADMRTQIDAARLLVWRASWMATAGKPFTSAEGSMSKLFASETAKKVTAQAVQILGGNGYTREYPVERMHRDSAIYTIFEGTSEIQRLVIARTLSGMPIR from the coding sequence ATGGCCGAGTTCACACTCGAACTCAACGATGACCAGAAGCAGGTCCGCGACTGGATCCACGGGTTCGCCGCAGATGTGATGCGTCCGGCCGCCGCCGAATGGGACGAGCGCGAGGAGACGCCCTGGCCCGTCATCCAGGAAGCGGCCAAGCTCGGCATCTACTCCCTCGACTTCTACGCGCAGCAGTTCTTCGACCCGACGGGCCTGGGCATCCCGATGGCGATGGAGGAGCTGTTCTGGGGCGACGCCGGCATCGGCCTCTCCATCGTCGGTACGGGCCTGGCCGCCGTCGGTGTCCTCGCCAACGGCACCGAGGAACAGATCGGCACCTGGATCCCGCAGATGTACGGGGACCCCGACGACGTCAAGGTCGCCGCCTTCTGCTCCTCCGAGCCGGACGCGGGCTCCGACGTCTCCGCGATGCGCACCCGCGCCGTGTACGACGAGGCCAAGGACGAGTGGGTCCTCAACGGCACCAAGACGTGGGCGACCAACGGCGGCATCGCCAACGTCCACGTCGTCGTCGCCCTCGTCGACCCGGAACTCGGCTCCAAGGGCCACGCCTCCTTCATCGTCCCGCCGAACACGGCCGGCCTGTCCCAGGGCCAGAAGTTCAAGAAGCACGGCATCCGTGCCTCGCACACCGCCGAGGTCGTACTGGAGAACGTCCGCGTCCCGGGCCACTGCCTGCTCGGCGGGAAGGACAAGCTCGACGAGCGCCTCGCCCGGGCCCGCGAGCGCGCCCGCAAGGGCGGCGAGCGCGTCAAGAACGCCGCGATGGCCACCTTCGAGGCGTCCCGCCCGGCCGTCGGCGCGATGGCGGTCGGCACCGCCCGCGCGGCGTACGAGGTGGCGCTCGACTACGCCATGACCCGTGAGCAGTTCGGCCGCCCGATCATCGACAACCAGGGCGTCGCCTTCCAGCTCGCCGACATGCGAACCCAGATCGACGCGGCCCGGCTGCTCGTCTGGCGGGCCTCCTGGATGGCGACGGCGGGCAAGCCGTTCACGTCGGCCGAGGGCTCGATGTCGAAGCTGTTCGCCAGCGAGACGGCCAAGAAGGTCACCGCCCAGGCCGTGCAGATCCTCGGCGGCAACGGATACACCCGCGAGTACCCGGTGGAGCGCATGCACCGCGACAGCGCGATCTACACGATCTTCGAGGGTACGAGCGAGATCCAGCGCCTGGTCATCGCCCGGACCCTGTCGGGCATGCCGATCCGCTAG
- a CDS encoding glutathione peroxidase, with protein MSLYDIPLRTLTGEPTTLAAYEGKAVLVVNVASKCGLTPQYAGLERLQKTYADQGFTVLGVPCNQFAGQEPGSAEEIGTFCSASYGVTFPLLEKIEVNGDHRHPLYVGLTAAKDEAGEAGDVQWNFEKFLVSAKGEVVGRFRPRVEPEAAEVVAAIEAQLPSA; from the coding sequence ATGAGCCTGTACGACATTCCCCTGCGCACCCTGACCGGCGAGCCGACCACCCTGGCGGCCTACGAGGGCAAGGCGGTGCTGGTGGTGAACGTCGCGTCCAAGTGCGGCCTCACGCCGCAGTACGCCGGTCTGGAGCGGCTTCAGAAGACGTACGCCGACCAGGGCTTCACGGTGCTCGGTGTGCCGTGCAACCAGTTCGCGGGCCAGGAGCCGGGCAGCGCCGAGGAGATCGGGACCTTCTGCTCGGCGAGCTACGGCGTGACGTTCCCGCTGCTGGAGAAGATCGAGGTCAACGGTGACCACCGGCACCCGCTGTACGTCGGGCTGACCGCGGCGAAGGACGAGGCCGGCGAGGCCGGGGACGTCCAGTGGAACTTCGAGAAGTTCCTGGTGAGCGCGAAGGGCGAGGTCGTCGGCCGGTTCCGTCCGCGTGTCGAGCCGGAGGCCGCCGAGGTCGTGGCGGCCATCGAGGCGCAGCTCCCCTCCGCCTGA